A stretch of Synechococcus sp. MIT S9220 DNA encodes these proteins:
- a CDS encoding bifunctional (p)ppGpp synthetase/guanosine-3',5'-bis(diphosphate) 3'-pyrophosphohydrolase: MLNATSETVEVQIRNGSAAPACGLVALRDRPIRSADDYGIDLPGWLRECIDHVPPGIGHSCPTDSEALLAAAFDFAFQLHEGQFRASGDPYIVHPVAVADLLRDIGASASVIAAGFLHDVVEDTDVTPEQLESHFGPEVRELVEGVTKLGGLHFTNRTEAQAENLRKMFLAMASDIRVVLVKLADRLHNMRTLGALREEKRQRIARETREIYAPLANRLGIGRFKWELEDLSFKLLEPDAFREIQQEVATKRSEREERLGVTVQLLSDRLAAVGLENCEVSGRPKHLFGIWTKMQRQQKAFHEIYDVAALRILTPSVEACYRALAVVHDTFRPIPGRFKDYIGLPKPNGYQSLHTAVIGRHRPIEVQIRTLDMHRVAEFGIAAHWKYKEGGSPAAGGDTERFNWLRQLVDWQQEGGADDHNDYLASIKEDLFDEEVFVFTPKGDVLGLRKGSTAVDFAYRIHSEVGNHCHGVRINDRLSPLSTPLQNGDFVNVLTSKTAHPSLDWLNFVATPTARNRIRQWYKRSHRDETIERGKDLLERELGRSGFDSLLSSDAMTRVAERCNLLSTEDLLAALGFGAVTLHQVLNRLREEIRLQATIAEPPLSNEDVARQLVQQAETTTPRSTHEQQDPILGVEGLDYRLGGCCSPLPGEPILGTVALGNHGITVHRQDCSNVQAIPSERRLPVRWNPALASKSQRFPAQLRIEVIDRVGILKDILMRLSDGCINVSDARVKTTHGRPACIDLRLELASADQLQRTMHQIRSMADVIDIARTGQ, from the coding sequence ATGCTCAACGCCACCTCCGAGACGGTTGAAGTGCAGATCCGAAACGGATCCGCTGCACCGGCTTGTGGTCTGGTGGCTCTGCGAGATCGGCCCATCCGTTCAGCCGACGATTACGGCATTGACCTGCCTGGCTGGTTGCGTGAGTGCATCGATCACGTGCCGCCAGGAATTGGTCATAGCTGTCCCACCGATTCAGAGGCTTTGCTCGCAGCGGCCTTCGATTTTGCGTTTCAGCTGCATGAGGGCCAGTTCCGAGCCAGTGGGGACCCTTACATCGTTCATCCTGTGGCGGTGGCTGATCTGCTCAGGGATATCGGTGCCAGCGCCAGTGTGATTGCTGCAGGCTTCCTCCACGATGTGGTGGAGGACACGGACGTTACCCCTGAGCAGCTAGAGAGTCACTTCGGGCCGGAGGTCCGGGAACTGGTGGAGGGAGTCACCAAGCTTGGAGGTCTTCACTTCACCAATCGCACTGAGGCTCAAGCTGAAAACCTGCGCAAGATGTTCCTGGCTATGGCCAGCGATATCCGAGTTGTGCTGGTCAAGCTTGCAGACCGCTTGCACAACATGCGCACGCTTGGGGCGTTGCGCGAGGAAAAGCGCCAGCGCATCGCCCGTGAAACGCGGGAGATTTATGCACCTTTGGCCAATCGGCTTGGCATCGGTCGCTTCAAATGGGAGCTGGAGGATCTGTCCTTCAAGTTGCTCGAGCCGGATGCCTTCAGGGAGATTCAGCAGGAAGTTGCGACCAAGCGCAGCGAGCGCGAGGAACGTTTAGGAGTCACCGTTCAGTTGCTCAGTGATCGATTGGCAGCTGTCGGGCTTGAGAACTGTGAGGTGAGTGGCCGTCCCAAGCACCTCTTCGGCATCTGGACCAAGATGCAGCGGCAGCAAAAAGCCTTCCACGAGATTTACGACGTGGCGGCCCTGAGGATTCTCACCCCCAGTGTTGAGGCTTGTTATCGGGCTCTGGCGGTTGTTCACGACACCTTCCGCCCCATTCCCGGGCGCTTCAAGGACTACATCGGTTTGCCCAAGCCCAATGGCTATCAGTCGTTGCATACGGCTGTGATCGGACGTCATCGTCCGATCGAAGTGCAGATCCGAACATTGGACATGCACCGGGTGGCGGAGTTCGGCATCGCCGCGCACTGGAAATACAAGGAGGGCGGTTCACCAGCCGCTGGTGGAGACACAGAACGCTTCAACTGGTTGCGGCAGCTTGTTGATTGGCAGCAGGAGGGGGGAGCTGACGACCACAACGACTACCTCGCTTCGATTAAGGAAGATCTCTTCGATGAAGAGGTGTTCGTCTTCACTCCTAAAGGCGACGTGCTGGGTTTGCGCAAGGGATCGACGGCCGTGGATTTTGCTTATCGCATTCACTCGGAAGTGGGTAACCACTGCCATGGCGTGCGCATTAACGATCGACTCTCTCCACTGTCGACGCCGCTTCAGAACGGTGATTTTGTGAATGTGCTCACGAGCAAGACGGCGCATCCCAGCCTCGACTGGCTCAACTTCGTGGCGACACCCACGGCGCGTAATCGCATCCGTCAGTGGTACAAGCGCAGCCATCGCGATGAAACGATCGAGCGCGGCAAGGATCTGCTCGAGCGTGAGCTTGGTCGCAGCGGATTCGACTCCCTGCTCAGCAGTGATGCGATGACGCGAGTGGCAGAGCGATGCAACCTCCTCAGTACTGAAGACTTGCTTGCAGCCCTCGGTTTCGGAGCCGTCACCCTGCATCAGGTGCTCAATCGGCTGCGAGAGGAGATCCGCTTGCAGGCCACGATCGCGGAGCCTCCGCTCAGCAATGAGGATGTGGCCCGCCAGCTGGTGCAGCAGGCCGAAACCACCACTCCCCGCTCGACTCATGAGCAACAGGATCCGATCCTCGGTGTGGAAGGGCTCGACTACCGTCTGGGTGGTTGTTGCAGTCCCCTTCCTGGAGAGCCGATTCTGGGCACGGTTGCCCTCGGCAACCACGGGATCACTGTGCATCGTCAGGATTGCTCCAACGTGCAGGCGATTCCGAGTGAACGGCGACTACCTGTGCGCTGGAATCCTGCTTTGGCGAGCAAAAGTCAGCGGTTTCCGGCCCAGTTGCGCATTGAGGTGATCGATCGTGTAGGCATCCTCAAGGACATCCTGATGCGACTCTCCGATGGATGCATCAACGTCAGTGATGCCCGTGTCAAGACCACTCATGGAAGACCGGCGTGTATAGATCTGCGGCTGGAGCTGGCCAGCGCTGATCAGTTGCAGCGCACTATGCATCAGATCCGTTCTATGGCGGATGTGATCGACATTGCACGAACCGGTCAGTGA
- a CDS encoding ABC transporter ATP-binding protein, with amino-acid sequence MTTAPGTVLELEQFRLRYPGSQAWTLDGLDLRLHPGERLALVGPSGCGKSTVARAALQLLPGGSNCEGELSLNGHDPRNLSLADLRRLRGESVGLVFQDPMTRLNPLMTVGGHLLDTLSAHRPGMNHAERLQRAEELLEQVGIGATRFRAYPHEFSGGMRQRLAIALAIALSPPLVIADEPTTSLDVAVAGQVMAALRSVCEELGSALLLITHDLAMANRWCERMAVLDGGRVVEINRSDVVLTYPSSRVGQRLLTAARAREGGSTPEAPDTDTVLAVQELRCWHNLGGPPWNPTWLKAVDGISFQLREGETLGVVGGSGCGKSTLCRALMGLTPIRGGRVQLLGKDLLRLRGREARQARRTIQMVFQDPLACLNPAMSVVDAIVDPLRIHNLASPAAAREQGRQLMERVGLVPADRYQNRLPRQLSGGQQQRVAIARALALKPKVLICDESVSMLDAEIQAEVLALLRQLQQELGLAMIFITHDLSVASGFCHRLIVLNKGHVVEEGPGDRLLHQPQAEITRTLVEACPRLPN; translated from the coding sequence ATGACAACCGCGCCAGGGACTGTCCTGGAGCTCGAACAATTTCGGCTCCGTTACCCAGGAAGCCAGGCGTGGACCCTCGATGGGCTTGACCTGCGTCTGCACCCCGGCGAACGCCTTGCCCTCGTCGGTCCCTCCGGCTGCGGAAAGAGCACGGTGGCCAGGGCAGCACTGCAATTGCTGCCTGGAGGCAGCAATTGCGAAGGAGAACTGAGCCTGAACGGTCACGATCCCCGCAACCTCAGCCTTGCTGATCTGAGGAGATTGCGCGGTGAGTCGGTGGGACTGGTGTTTCAGGATCCGATGACACGCCTGAATCCACTCATGACCGTGGGTGGCCACCTACTGGACACCCTGAGTGCGCATCGGCCAGGCATGAACCATGCAGAACGTCTCCAGCGGGCCGAGGAGCTGCTGGAGCAAGTGGGCATCGGCGCCACTCGCTTCCGCGCTTACCCGCATGAGTTCAGCGGCGGCATGCGCCAGCGGCTGGCCATCGCCCTGGCCATCGCCCTGAGCCCACCCCTAGTGATTGCGGACGAACCCACCACAAGCCTGGATGTGGCCGTGGCAGGGCAGGTGATGGCTGCTCTGAGATCGGTGTGTGAGGAACTTGGTAGTGCTCTGTTGCTAATCACCCACGATCTGGCGATGGCCAATCGCTGGTGCGAACGCATGGCAGTGCTGGACGGTGGTCGCGTCGTGGAAATCAACCGCAGCGATGTGGTCCTGACCTATCCCAGCTCCAGAGTGGGACAACGGCTGCTGACCGCTGCCCGCGCTCGAGAAGGGGGCAGCACCCCTGAAGCACCCGACACCGACACGGTGCTGGCCGTGCAGGAATTGCGCTGCTGGCACAACCTGGGTGGTCCACCCTGGAATCCAACCTGGCTAAAAGCAGTAGACGGCATCAGCTTCCAGTTGCGAGAAGGAGAAACCCTGGGAGTAGTGGGAGGTTCTGGCTGTGGCAAAAGCACCCTCTGCCGTGCCCTGATGGGACTCACACCGATTCGTGGCGGCAGGGTGCAGCTGCTTGGCAAGGATCTGCTGAGGCTGCGGGGACGTGAAGCCCGCCAGGCGCGGCGCACCATTCAGATGGTGTTCCAGGACCCTCTGGCCTGCCTCAATCCAGCCATGTCGGTGGTGGATGCCATCGTCGATCCTCTGCGCATCCACAATCTGGCCTCACCAGCGGCAGCTCGAGAACAAGGCCGTCAGCTGATGGAACGCGTGGGGCTTGTACCCGCAGATCGTTATCAGAACCGCCTTCCCCGCCAGCTTTCCGGGGGCCAGCAGCAACGGGTGGCCATCGCCCGAGCCCTGGCCCTGAAACCCAAGGTGCTGATCTGCGATGAAAGCGTGAGCATGCTGGATGCCGAAATCCAGGCTGAGGTTCTGGCACTGCTTCGCCAGCTGCAGCAGGAGCTCGGGCTCGCCATGATTTTCATCACCCATGACCTTTCAGTGGCCAGTGGCTTCTGCCATCGACTGATCGTGCTCAATAAAGGACATGTCGTGGAAGAGGGACCTGGCGACCGACTGCTGCATCAACCGCAAGCTGAGATCACGCGAACACTCGTCGAAGCCTGTCCGCGCCTTCCCAACTGA
- a CDS encoding cellulose binding domain-containing protein: MTPSESLQVSIGGDIWWGGFTADLAITNSSDQALEDWTISFTSRHQLDPNAWGVALESESLDNGLMRYTLTGADWGSRIPAGATINVGFNGTQGSELGRDGSLTEQMLVSEAGLNTSTSTDSNPDDAMTMAEISMNAAGMDDHAGHDHSINQHAASAGGYTDINSWGNFHDSNHNSEHNELVGGRTAITTEALKAYNGLRAFAGLDAVGVEAVGEWAFANGLTNNSQAWGNDTKGVGLWYAMQGAKVGWIADQAYDPQILADIQRTARLGSQDDVMGMVHEFGHEGFADYIEQSELRNNFINTLKMEPHYGGWMHGRTHGFLDIEGVAIAHDINHLTVLGWDQDQPFMNDTFDWPQWPALDVSDSTVINYYQGIVSLGNPLAENLEALSSPGVINPEPQPVTLPGPILPDPQTDETDFLTGEPVDVEVSGDLWWGGFTASLTVTNQSEQQLDNWSVSFNSNHRFYGESWGVDVATEQLDGELYRYELSGADWGSSIGAGQSMMVGFNALAGTDLGRSGALSKAMLLAAGSEITPL; this comes from the coding sequence ATGACGCCATCTGAGTCACTGCAGGTCTCAATCGGTGGGGACATTTGGTGGGGCGGCTTCACTGCCGACCTGGCCATTACCAATTCAAGTGATCAAGCGCTTGAAGACTGGACCATCAGCTTCACCAGTCGCCATCAACTCGACCCCAATGCCTGGGGAGTCGCTCTCGAAAGTGAGTCCTTGGATAACGGACTGATGCGCTACACGCTCACAGGCGCGGATTGGGGCAGTCGCATCCCAGCAGGAGCAACCATCAATGTTGGCTTCAACGGAACACAGGGCAGTGAGCTTGGGCGCGACGGCAGCCTGACCGAACAGATGCTGGTTTCAGAGGCTGGTTTGAACACCAGCACCAGCACCGACTCCAATCCCGACGACGCCATGACCATGGCCGAGATATCGATGAACGCTGCCGGAATGGACGACCATGCCGGCCACGATCACTCCATAAATCAGCACGCTGCCTCAGCAGGGGGTTACACGGATATCAACAGCTGGGGAAATTTCCATGACTCCAATCACAATTCCGAGCACAACGAATTGGTCGGAGGGCGCACTGCTATCACCACCGAAGCCTTGAAGGCTTACAACGGCCTGCGTGCGTTCGCAGGACTTGACGCTGTGGGTGTTGAAGCGGTTGGCGAATGGGCGTTTGCCAACGGCCTGACCAACAATTCACAAGCCTGGGGGAATGACACCAAAGGTGTCGGCCTTTGGTATGCCATGCAGGGAGCCAAGGTGGGCTGGATTGCAGATCAGGCCTATGACCCTCAGATCCTCGCCGACATCCAACGAACGGCACGACTGGGTTCCCAAGACGACGTCATGGGAATGGTGCATGAGTTTGGCCATGAGGGATTTGCCGACTACATCGAGCAATCCGAGCTCAGGAACAATTTCATTAACACCTTGAAAATGGAGCCCCATTACGGAGGCTGGATGCATGGTCGAACCCATGGATTTTTAGACATTGAAGGTGTAGCGATTGCCCACGACATCAATCACCTCACGGTTCTGGGATGGGATCAGGACCAACCGTTCATGAATGACACATTTGACTGGCCGCAATGGCCGGCACTAGATGTTTCCGATTCCACGGTGATCAACTACTACCAGGGAATTGTTTCGCTGGGTAATCCACTCGCTGAGAATCTGGAGGCGCTGTCAAGTCCTGGAGTCATCAATCCGGAGCCACAACCCGTTACTTTGCCAGGCCCCATTCTCCCCGATCCACAAACAGACGAAACTGATTTTTTAACAGGCGAGCCTGTCGATGTTGAAGTGAGTGGCGATCTCTGGTGGGGCGGATTCACTGCCTCTCTCACGGTGACGAATCAGAGCGAACAGCAACTTGACAACTGGTCGGTGAGCTTCAACAGCAACCACAGGTTTTATGGCGAATCCTGGGGCGTCGACGTAGCAACTGAACAACTTGATGGAGAGCTCTATCGCTACGAGCTCTCCGGCGCGGATTGGGGCTCATCGATCGGTGCTGGCCAATCCATGATGGTGGGATTCAATGCGCTCGCAGGCACGGATCTGGGCCGTAGCGGAGCGCTGAGCAAAGCCATGCTGTTGGCAGCAGGGAGCGAAATCACACCGCTTTAA
- a CDS encoding RluA family pseudouridine synthase, with amino-acid sequence MSPAWRRPPLPEERFTDGFGEGEGELLSLTYPKPLPMRLDRWLVSQRTEQSRARIQKFIDAGYVRVNGKTGKAKTPLRPGDEVQLWMPPPEPLPYLKPQPMDLDVLFEDEHLIVINKPAGLTVHPAPGNKDGTLVNGLLHHCPDLPGISGKLRPGIVHRLDKDTTGCIVIAKSQEALVRLQSQIQQRIASREYLAVVHGVPTGDSGTIVGAIGRHPVDRKKYAVVSGDNGRHACTHWNLEERLGDYSLLRFKLDTGRTHQIRVHCAHINHPVVGDPTYSRCRKLPIELPGQALHAFQLGLDHPISRERMLFESPLPPVMEKLLMVLRRR; translated from the coding sequence ATGAGCCCTGCCTGGCGTCGCCCTCCGCTGCCAGAAGAAAGGTTCACCGATGGGTTCGGTGAGGGCGAGGGGGAGTTGCTGTCGCTCACCTATCCCAAGCCGCTGCCGATGCGGCTGGACCGTTGGCTGGTGAGTCAGCGCACCGAGCAGAGCCGTGCCCGCATTCAGAAATTCATTGATGCCGGTTATGTGCGTGTGAACGGCAAGACCGGTAAGGCCAAGACGCCCTTGCGGCCTGGTGATGAGGTGCAGCTTTGGATGCCGCCTCCTGAACCGCTCCCATATCTGAAGCCGCAGCCGATGGATCTCGATGTGCTGTTTGAGGATGAGCACTTGATCGTGATCAACAAACCGGCTGGTCTCACCGTGCATCCGGCGCCTGGCAACAAAGACGGCACGCTCGTGAATGGTTTGCTGCATCACTGCCCTGATCTGCCGGGCATCAGCGGCAAGCTGCGTCCAGGAATCGTGCACCGTCTCGACAAGGACACCACCGGTTGCATCGTGATTGCCAAGAGCCAGGAGGCTCTGGTTCGCCTCCAGAGCCAGATTCAGCAACGCATCGCTTCAAGGGAGTATCTGGCGGTGGTGCATGGTGTGCCCACAGGAGACAGCGGCACGATTGTGGGAGCGATCGGTCGTCATCCGGTCGACCGCAAGAAATATGCGGTTGTCAGTGGAGACAATGGCCGGCACGCCTGCACGCACTGGAACCTGGAGGAGCGACTCGGCGATTATTCGCTGCTGCGTTTCAAGCTTGATACTGGCCGCACCCATCAGATTCGGGTGCATTGCGCGCACATCAATCACCCGGTGGTGGGCGATCCCACCTACAGCCGCTGCCGCAAATTGCCCATTGAATTGCCGGGCCAGGCTCTGCATGCCTTCCAACTCGGCCTCGACCACCCGATTAGCCGTGAGCGGATGCTGTTTGAATCTCCACTTCCGCCGGTGATGGAGAAATTACTGATGGTGCTTAGGCGGCGTTGA
- the ylqF gene encoding ribosome biogenesis GTPase YlqF codes for MSSPPIQWYPGHIAKAEQQLRRNLDKVDLVIEVRDARIPLATGHPHLSRWIKGKQHLLVINRRDMVTAEARTAWEAWFKGQGQRTVWCDAKAGTGVKQVQQAAIRAGDQLNERRRNRGMRPRPVRALTLGFPNVGKSALINRLVKQKVVASARRAGVTRTLRWVRLGQDIDLLDAPGVLPPRLDDQQAALHLALCDDIGQAAYDGELVAQAFLRLLMGLQQQPSSGVALAVLQGRYGTPLSGETEDPALWLQAVAQRHTSSDTARMAQRLLDDFRKSALGSIALELPA; via the coding sequence GTGAGCTCACCACCGATTCAGTGGTATCCCGGCCACATCGCCAAGGCAGAGCAGCAGCTCCGTCGCAATCTCGACAAGGTTGATCTGGTGATTGAGGTGCGCGATGCACGTATCCCCCTGGCCACAGGTCATCCCCACCTCAGCCGTTGGATCAAGGGCAAGCAGCATCTGCTGGTGATCAACCGTCGAGACATGGTCACTGCTGAGGCACGAACCGCCTGGGAGGCATGGTTCAAGGGCCAGGGCCAGCGCACAGTTTGGTGTGATGCCAAGGCAGGCACTGGGGTCAAGCAGGTGCAGCAGGCGGCGATTCGTGCCGGCGATCAGCTGAACGAACGGCGGCGGAACAGGGGCATGCGCCCCAGGCCGGTACGGGCACTCACCTTGGGTTTCCCCAATGTGGGGAAGTCAGCGCTGATCAACAGGCTGGTGAAGCAGAAGGTGGTGGCCAGTGCCCGCCGGGCTGGTGTCACCCGCACCCTGCGTTGGGTGCGCCTTGGCCAGGACATCGACCTGCTGGATGCGCCGGGAGTATTGCCGCCCAGGCTTGATGATCAGCAGGCCGCGTTGCATCTGGCCCTCTGTGATGACATCGGCCAGGCTGCCTATGACGGCGAACTGGTTGCTCAGGCGTTTTTGCGGTTGTTGATGGGTCTGCAGCAGCAGCCGTCTTCCGGTGTGGCGCTTGCTGTGTTGCAAGGGCGTTATGGCACGCCTTTGTCCGGTGAAACCGAAGACCCGGCCCTTTGGCTTCAGGCCGTGGCCCAGCGCCATACCTCTTCCGACACGGCGCGCATGGCCCAGCGCTTGCTGGACGATTTCCGTAAGTCGGCGTTGGGCAGCATCGCTTTGGAGTTGCCGGCATGA
- a CDS encoding universal stress protein, translating to MFETVLLPIDPSREALEPEGKALELARRDGSRLVLLSVLPLVTGKKHDHEAVAGVLSQTRKRCEQAGVIFLEVERSGKPASVICDVVDELNVDVIVMGTRGVNLESDSGSTAAQVLQLASCPVLVVP from the coding sequence ATGTTCGAGACCGTGCTGTTGCCGATCGATCCGAGCCGTGAGGCCCTGGAGCCTGAGGGCAAGGCCCTGGAGCTCGCGCGCCGTGATGGCAGTCGTCTTGTGCTGCTGTCGGTTCTGCCGCTTGTGACCGGGAAGAAGCATGACCATGAAGCAGTTGCAGGGGTGCTCAGCCAGACCCGTAAACGCTGTGAACAGGCCGGTGTCATCTTTCTGGAGGTCGAGCGCAGTGGTAAGCCGGCCTCGGTGATCTGTGATGTGGTTGATGAGTTGAATGTGGATGTGATCGTGATGGGAACCAGGGGTGTGAATTTGGAATCCGACAGCGGCAGCACGGCCGCACAGGTTCTCCAGCTGGCTTCCTGCCCTGTGTTGGTGGTGCCGTGA
- the pgk gene encoding phosphoglycerate kinase, with the protein MAKRSLASLSGADLSGKRVLVRVDFNVPLNDAGAITDDTRIRAALPTVKDLIDKGAKVILSAHFGRPKGQVNDAMRLTPVAARLSELLGKPVSKTDSCIGPDAEAKVNAMADGDVVLLENVRFFAEEEKNEAGFAEKLAGLAEVYVNDAFGAAHRAHASTEGVTKFLKPSVAGFLMEKELQYLQGAVDDPKRPLAAIVGGSKVSSKIGVLEALIDKCDKVLIGGGMIFTFYKARGLSVGKSLVEEDKLELAKELEAKAKAKGVQLLLPTDVVLADNFAPDANSQIADINAIPDGWMGLDIGPDSIKVFQDALADCKTVIWNGPMGVFEFDKFAAGTNAIATTLAELSGKGCCTIIGGGDSVAAVEKAGLAEKMSHISTGGGASLELLEGKVLPGVSALDAA; encoded by the coding sequence ATGGCGAAGCGTTCCCTGGCCAGCCTCTCCGGCGCCGACCTCAGCGGAAAACGTGTTCTCGTGCGGGTCGATTTCAACGTACCCCTGAACGATGCCGGTGCGATCACCGATGACACCCGCATCCGTGCCGCGCTGCCCACCGTTAAGGACCTGATCGACAAGGGCGCCAAGGTGATCCTCTCCGCCCACTTCGGACGGCCCAAGGGTCAGGTGAATGACGCCATGCGTCTCACACCCGTTGCTGCCCGTCTGAGCGAACTGCTCGGCAAGCCTGTCTCCAAGACCGACAGCTGCATCGGACCTGACGCCGAAGCCAAGGTGAACGCCATGGCTGATGGCGACGTGGTTCTGCTGGAGAACGTGCGTTTCTTCGCGGAAGAAGAGAAGAACGAAGCTGGTTTCGCCGAAAAGCTGGCCGGACTGGCCGAGGTGTACGTGAACGACGCCTTCGGCGCCGCCCACCGTGCACACGCTTCCACTGAAGGCGTGACCAAGTTCCTCAAGCCCTCCGTGGCGGGCTTCCTGATGGAGAAGGAGCTTCAGTACTTGCAGGGTGCTGTTGACGATCCCAAGCGCCCTCTCGCCGCCATCGTGGGTGGCTCCAAGGTGAGCTCCAAAATCGGCGTGCTCGAAGCCCTGATCGACAAGTGCGACAAGGTGCTGATCGGCGGCGGCATGATCTTCACCTTCTACAAGGCTCGCGGTCTGTCAGTGGGCAAGAGCCTGGTGGAAGAAGACAAGCTGGAACTGGCCAAGGAGCTGGAAGCCAAAGCCAAGGCCAAGGGTGTGCAGCTGCTGCTGCCCACCGATGTTGTGCTGGCCGACAACTTCGCTCCCGACGCCAACAGTCAGATCGCTGACATCAACGCCATCCCGGATGGCTGGATGGGGCTGGACATCGGTCCTGACTCCATCAAGGTGTTCCAAGACGCACTCGCAGACTGCAAGACCGTGATCTGGAATGGCCCCATGGGCGTGTTCGAGTTCGACAAGTTCGCAGCCGGCACCAACGCCATCGCCACCACCCTGGCCGAGCTCAGCGGCAAAGGCTGCTGCACAATCATCGGCGGCGGTGATTCGGTTGCAGCAGTGGAGAAGGCGGGTCTGGCCGAGAAGATGTCGCACATCTCCACCGGCGGAGGAGCCAGCCTGGAACTGCTGGAAGGCAAGGTGCTGCCAGGCGTTTCTGCTCTCGACGCCGCCTGA
- a CDS encoding NAD(P)-dependent oxidoreductase, which produces MTGCDLTPKSRLAFIGLGALGLPMAVNLQAAGYPLQVHTRSRLAESDPDLTGALPAASPAAAVSGCSALLLCVSDDAAVDSVLWGEQGAGPALEQGSLVIDCSTISPSTAKDMAERLAKRDIAYIDAPVTGGTEGAKAGTLTVLCGGETAAVNKARGLLEVIGSSIHHFGDVGSGQQVKAINQVLVAGSYAAVAEAITLGQHLQLPMQQVVNALRQGAAGSWALEHRSQGMLDDDYPLGFKLALHHKDLGIALDAALQKGLKLPITEAVHDQEQALMDAGLGNADVSALRRSLPANPYRSQQLKG; this is translated from the coding sequence ATGACCGGATGTGATCTCACGCCCAAGAGCCGACTGGCCTTCATCGGCCTGGGAGCCCTGGGATTACCGATGGCGGTGAACCTTCAAGCCGCCGGTTATCCACTGCAGGTTCACACCCGCAGTCGGTTGGCGGAATCTGACCCCGATCTGACCGGAGCCTTGCCCGCAGCAAGCCCAGCAGCAGCAGTGAGTGGCTGTTCTGCACTGCTGCTCTGCGTCAGCGACGATGCTGCTGTGGATTCAGTGCTCTGGGGTGAACAGGGTGCAGGGCCCGCCCTGGAACAGGGCAGCCTCGTGATCGACTGCTCGACCATCAGCCCATCCACCGCCAAAGACATGGCTGAACGTCTCGCCAAACGAGACATTGCCTATATCGATGCTCCCGTCACCGGCGGCACGGAAGGAGCAAAGGCCGGCACACTCACCGTGCTCTGTGGTGGAGAGACTGCTGCAGTGAACAAGGCGCGAGGGCTGCTGGAGGTGATCGGAAGCTCAATCCACCATTTCGGCGACGTGGGCAGCGGACAGCAGGTCAAAGCGATCAACCAAGTGCTGGTGGCTGGCAGTTACGCCGCAGTAGCAGAAGCCATCACCCTCGGACAGCACTTGCAGCTGCCGATGCAGCAAGTGGTGAATGCACTGCGGCAGGGAGCTGCCGGCTCCTGGGCACTGGAGCATCGCTCCCAGGGCATGCTCGACGACGACTACCCGCTCGGCTTCAAGCTGGCACTGCATCACAAGGATCTCGGCATTGCACTCGACGCAGCGCTTCAGAAGGGCCTGAAGCTGCCGATCACCGAGGCTGTGCATGATCAGGAGCAGGCACTCATGGACGCTGGACTCGGGAATGCAGATGTGTCAGCACTGCGCCGAAGTCTTCCTGCGAACCCCTACCGATCTCAGCAGCTCAAGGGTTGA